The following proteins are co-located in the Hevea brasiliensis isolate MT/VB/25A 57/8 chromosome 11, ASM3005281v1, whole genome shotgun sequence genome:
- the LOC110648012 gene encoding E3 ubiquitin-protein ligase RMA1H1, translated as MDLEQYFSQEWKSVASAATGSDGGCFDCNICFDFAQEPVVTLCGHLYCWPCIYKWLHVQSASIASDEHPQCPVCKADISHASMVPLYGRGQPPAEAEVEGKAPYRGMVIPPRPSACGAQALVSSTPQTGQQLPYRNPYQNHNYTPDSYSSFEEASSSPLLNLGGTTVTGFHQPFVGMFGEMVYARVFGNSESLYTYPNSYHLVGSSSPRLRRQEMQADKSLNRISIFLFCCFLLCLIVF; from the coding sequence ATGGACTTAGAGCAATATTTTTCCCAGGAATGGAAATCAGTTGCTAGTGCAGCAACCGGCTCAGATGGTGGTTGCTTTGATTGCAATATCTGCTTTGACTTTGCACAGGAGCCAGTAGTCACCCTTTGTGGCCATCTGTACTGCTGGCCTTGTATCTACAAATGGCTCCATGTCCAGAGTGCCTCTATTGCTTCTGATGAGCACCCACAATGTCCAGTCTGCAAGGCAGATATATCTCACGCTTCTATGGTCCCCCTTTATGGCCGTGGCCAACCACCAGCTGAAGCTGAGGTTGAGGGGAAAGCACCCTATCGGGGCATGGTCATACCTCCTAGGCCATCAGCTTGTGGTGCTCAAGCTTTGGTGTCCAGTACACCTCAAACTGGTCAGCAGCTTCCTTACCGAAATCCTTATCAAAATCATAACTACACTCCTGATTCATACAGCAGTTTTGAAGAGGCTTCTTCATCACCTCTACTTAATCTTGGAGGCACTACAGTGACTGGTTttcaccagccatttgttgggatGTTTGGTGAGATGGTTTATGCAAGGGTTTTTGGAAACTCAGAGAGCTTgtacacatatccaaattcatATCACTTAGTGGGAAGTAGTAGCCCCAGGTTGAGAAGACAGGAGATGCAGGCTGACAAATCATTGAACAGAATCTCAATTTTCCTCTTCTGCTGCTTTCTTTTGTGTCTTATAGTATTCTGA
- the LOC110648010 gene encoding heat stress transcription factor B-2a-like isoform X2, with protein MAKNNLSELNRSIISKRSSASSSSSSQQSPRTKSPAPFLSKTYDLLEENEQVSSSGTDIDGKKIVSWNADGTGFIVWSPAEFSELTLPRYFKHNNFSSFIRQLNTYGFKKTSSKLWEFKHEKFLKGSRHMLMEITRKKCEPSIFPAYLKASHEENATTAVEENHRLVLLEENNNLKRKNLELQMQLTQFKALEIKLLDCLAQYMGSHQDKIRRLC; from the exons ATGGCAAAAAATAATCTATCAGAGCTTAATAGAAGCATAATAAGCAAGAGATCTTCAGCATCATCATCTTCATCAAGCCAACAATCCCCGAGAACGAAGAGCCCTGCTCCTTTTTTATCAAAGACTTACGATTTATTAGAAGAAAATGAGCAAGTTTCATCATCAGGAACGGATATTGATGGCAAGAAAATTGTTTCATGGAATGCTGACGGAactgggttcatagtttggtctCCGGCCGAGTTCTCGGAGCTTACCTTGCCTAGATACTTCAAGCACAACAACTTCTCCAGCTTCATTCGCCAGCTTAACACCTAT GGATTCAAGAAAACATCCTCCAAGTTGTGGGAGTTCAAGCATGAGAAATTCTTGAAAGGAAGCAGGCACATGCTAATGGAGATCACCAGGAAGAAATGCGAACCCAGTATTTTTCCAGCATATCTAAAGGCTTCACATGAAGAGAATGCAACAACTGCTGTGGAGGAAAATCATCGTTTAGTACTCCTAGAGGAGAATAATAATCTTAAAAGAAAGAATTTGGAACTGCAAATGCAATTAACTCAATTCAAAGCACTAGAAATCAAGTTGTTGGATTGCCTTGCTCAATACATGGGAAGCCATCAGGACAAAATAAGGAGGCTATGTTAG
- the LOC110648010 gene encoding heat stress transcription factor B-2a-like isoform X1 produces MAKNNLSELNRSIISKRSSASSSSSSQQSPRTKSPAPFLSKTYDLLEENEQVSSSGTDIDGKKIVSWNADGTGFIVWSPAEFSELTLPRYFKHNNFSSFIRQLNTYQGFKKTSSKLWEFKHEKFLKGSRHMLMEITRKKCEPSIFPAYLKASHEENATTAVEENHRLVLLEENNNLKRKNLELQMQLTQFKALEIKLLDCLAQYMGSHQDKIRRLC; encoded by the exons ATGGCAAAAAATAATCTATCAGAGCTTAATAGAAGCATAATAAGCAAGAGATCTTCAGCATCATCATCTTCATCAAGCCAACAATCCCCGAGAACGAAGAGCCCTGCTCCTTTTTTATCAAAGACTTACGATTTATTAGAAGAAAATGAGCAAGTTTCATCATCAGGAACGGATATTGATGGCAAGAAAATTGTTTCATGGAATGCTGACGGAactgggttcatagtttggtctCCGGCCGAGTTCTCGGAGCTTACCTTGCCTAGATACTTCAAGCACAACAACTTCTCCAGCTTCATTCGCCAGCTTAACACCTAT cAGGGATTCAAGAAAACATCCTCCAAGTTGTGGGAGTTCAAGCATGAGAAATTCTTGAAAGGAAGCAGGCACATGCTAATGGAGATCACCAGGAAGAAATGCGAACCCAGTATTTTTCCAGCATATCTAAAGGCTTCACATGAAGAGAATGCAACAACTGCTGTGGAGGAAAATCATCGTTTAGTACTCCTAGAGGAGAATAATAATCTTAAAAGAAAGAATTTGGAACTGCAAATGCAATTAACTCAATTCAAAGCACTAGAAATCAAGTTGTTGGATTGCCTTGCTCAATACATGGGAAGCCATCAGGACAAAATAAGGAGGCTATGTTAG
- the LOC110649160 gene encoding pentatricopeptide repeat-containing protein At4g21705, mitochondrial codes for MSLRVPFKTLIQCPYAMFSRSYHTTKRVTLYSKISPLGDPSISLVPELENWVQHGNKVRVGELQRIIRDLRRRNRFGQALEVSDWMNKRGICIFSPVEHAVQLDLIGRVHGFLSAENYFNSLRDHDLTDKTYGALLNCYCRQRQVDKSISHLQKMKEMGFASSPLAYNDIMCLYTNVGLYEKVPHVLTEMRENKVSPDNFSYRICINSYGARSDIEGMERVLNEMECQLGIAMDWNTYAVVANFYIKAGLSDKAIYALKKSEEKLDKKDGIGYNHLISLYATLGDKVEVLRLWDLEKSACKRHINRDFITMLESLVKLGELEEAEKILKEWESSGNFYDVRVPNTVIIGYSRKGYYEKAETLLEELMEKGKVTTPNSWAIVASGYVEKGEVEKAFECMKAAFSLHVKNKGWKPNPRVITDILSWLGDEGSAEDVEAFVACLRVIIPMNRQMYHASLKANIRSGKDICGLLDCMKTDKIDEDEETKKILGKR; via the exons ATGAGCTTGAGGGTACCGTTTAAAACCCTAATCCAATGTCCATATGCAATGTTTAGCAGATCCTACCACACGACTAAAAGGGTGACCTTGTACTCAAAAATCAGTCCTTTAGGAGACCCCAGCATTAGTTTGGTGCCTGAGCTCGAAAATTGGGTCCAACATGGGAACAAGGTTCGAGTTGGCGAGCTTCAGCGCATCATTCGCGACCTGCGTCGACGAAACCGGTTCGGTCAAGCCCTTGAG GTGTCTGACTGgatgaacaaaagaggcatttgcATATTCTCTCCGGTTGAACATGCTGTTCAATTGGATTTGATTGGTAGAGTCCATGGGTTTCTTTCAGCTGAGAACTATTTCAATAGCTTGAGGGACCATGATTTAACTGATAAGACATATGGTGCTCTTCTAAATTGTTATTGTAGGCAGCGTCAAGTTGACAAGTCCATCTCACATTTACAGAAAATGAAGGAGATGGGTTTTGCCTCATCACCTCTTGCTTACAATGACATTATGTGTCTCTACACAAATGTTGGCCTCTATGAGAAGGTTCCTCATGTGCTAACTGAGATGAGGGAGAACAAGGTATCTCCTGACAACTTCAGCTACCGAATCTGCATCAATTCATATGGTGCTAGATCTGACATTGAGGGAATGGAGAGAGTTTTGAATGAGATGGAATGCCAACTGGGGATTGCCATGGACTGGAACACATATGCTGTTGTTGCCAATTTTTACATAAAAGCTGGACTTTCTGATAAGGCAATTTATGCTCTTAAAAAATCAGAAGAGAAGTTAGATAAGAAAGATGGAATTGGTTATAACCATCTGATATCACTCTATGCGACTTTAGGGGATAAGGTTGAGGTTTTGAGATTATGGGATCTGGAGAAAAGTGCATGTAAGAGGCACATAAACAGAGATTTCATCACCATGCTGGAATCTTTGGTAAAACTTGGTGAGCTTGAAGAAGCTGAGAAAATATTGAAAGAGTGGGAATCATCTGGCAACTTTTATGATGTTCGGGTACCAAATACTGTTATTATTGGGTATTCTAGAAAAGGATATTATGAGAAAGCAGAAACATTACTTGAAGAATTGATGGAGAAAGGAAAAGTTACCACCCCAAATAGTTGGGCCATTGTTGCTTCAGGATACGTTGAAAAAGGTGAGGTGGAAAAAGCTTTTGAATGTATGAAGGCTGCGTTTTCCTTGCATGTGAAGAACAAGGGATGGAAGCCAAACCCTCGGGTGATCACAGACATTTTAAGTTGGCTTGGTGATGAAGGTAGTGCTGAAGATGTAGAAGCTTTTGTGGCCTGTTTGAGAGTTATCATTCCAATGAACAGACAAATGTATCATGCTTCATTGAAGGCAAATATAAGAAGTGGCAAAGATATTTGTGGACTTTTGGACTGCATGAAAACTGATAAAATAGATGAAGATGAAGAAACGAAGAAAATACTTGGCAAGAGATAG
- the LOC110649154 gene encoding monothiol glutaredoxin-S17 — protein MGGSVKEVQSKSELDDLRSSGAPVIVHFWASWCDASKHMDQVFSHLSTDFPNAHFLRVEAEELPEISEEYSVSAVPFFVFFKNGKKVDVLEGADPSSLANKIAKVAGSVNPGEPAAPASLGMAAGPSVLETVKELAKENGSSQVANQVQPGLSDALVKQLQQLINSHPVMLFMKGSPEAPRCGFSRKVVDILKDENVKFGSFDILSDNEVREGLKKFSNWPTFPQLYCKGELLGGSDIAIAMHESGELKDVFRDHGIDANHSDEQKQSDSGSGKGGVSESTGLSATLTSRLKSLINSSPVMLFMKGNPDEPKCGFSGKVVEILKEEKVNFESFNILSDDEVRQGLKVYSNWSSFPQLYIKGELIGGSDIVLEMQKSGELKRLLVEKGIVSKETLEDRLRSLIASSPVMLFMKGSPDAPRCGFSSKVVNALREEGVSFGSFDILSDEEVRQGLKVFSNWPTFPQLYYKGELVGGCDIVMELRNNGELKSTLSE, from the exons ATGGGGGGTTCAGTGAAGGAAGTGCAATCTAAGTCGGAGCTGGATGACTTGCGCAGCAGTGGCGCACCGGTAATCGTTCACTTCTGGGCTTCATGGTGCGACGCCTCCAAGCACATGGACCAAGTCTTCTCCCACCTCTCCACCGATTTCCCCAACGCCCACTTCCTCAGG GTGGAGGCTGAGGAGCTACCAGAGATATCGGAGGAATATTCTGTTTCTGCTGTGCCTTTCTTTGTTTTCTTCAAG AATGGCAAGAAAGTTGACGTATTGGAAGGTGCAGATCCCTCCAGTTTGGCCAACAAAATTGCTAAAGTAGCTGGATCTGTTAATCCTGGAGAACCTGCAGCCCCTGCCAGCCTTGGAATGGCAGCTGGACCCAGTGTTCTTGAAACAGTTAAAGAGTTGGCAAAAGAAAATGGCTCTTCCCAAGTGGCAAATCAAGTTCAACCTGGCCTCAGTGATGCATTAGTAAAGCAACTGCAACAGCTGATCAACTCCCATCCAGTGATGCTATTTATGAAGGGGAGTCCTGAAGCACCTAGATGTGGGTTTAGCCGGAAAGTTGTAGATATTTTGAAGGATGAAAATGTGAAATTTGGAAGTTTTGACATCCTATCTGATAATGAGGTACGTGAGGGGTTGAAGAAGTTTTCTAACTGGCCAACTTTTCCTCAGCTCTATTGCAAAGGAGAGCTACTTGGAGGATCTGACATAGCAATTGCAATGCATGAAAGTGGTGAACTAAAAGATGTTTTCAGAGATCATGGAATTGATGCTAATCATTCTGATGAGCAGAAACAGAGTGACAGTGGAAGTGGAAAGGGTGGAGTCTCAGAATCCACTGGCTTAAGTGCAACCTTGACATCCCGTCTTAAAAGCCTAATTAATTCAAGCCCAGTTATGTTGTTCATGAAAGGAAATCCTGATGAACCCAAGTGCGGTTTCAGTGGGAAGGTAGTTGAAATCCTTAAAGAAGAAAAGGTCAATTTTGAGAGTTTCAACATTCTTTCCGATGATGAAGTTCGACAAGGTCTTAAAGTTTATTCAAATTGGTCGAGTTTCCCTCAACTATATATTAAAGGTGAACTGATTGGTGGATCAGACATTGTCCTGGAGATGCAGAAAAGTGGAGAGCTTAAAAGGCTTTTGGTTGAGAAGGGGATTGTTTCAAAAGAGACTCTCGAAGATCGTCTAAGGAGTTTGATTGCTTCTTCACCAGTAATGCTTTTCATGAAAGGTAGCCCAGATGCTCCCAGATGTGGTTTTAGTTCGAAAGTTGTAAATGCCTTAAGGGAGGAGGGTGTAAGTTTTGGGTCCTTCGATATTTTATCTGATGAAGAAGTGAGGCAGGGACTAAAGGTGTTCTCAAACTGGCCAACATTTCCCCAGCTTTATTACAAAGGCGAGCTTGTTGGTGGTTGTGATATTGTAATGGAGCTCCGAAACAATGGAGAGCTGAAATCTACCCTATCTGAGTAG